From the genome of Paralichthys olivaceus isolate ysfri-2021 chromosome 4, ASM2471397v2, whole genome shotgun sequence:
GCAGTACACGTCAGCATACACGACTAATTGATTAATATAAGGATGAATAAAGAGACAGTTTCAAACCTTTCCATCCTTGTCAGTGTCCAGCTGAGAGGAGTTGATAACTGTGGGACAGTTGTCATTTGTGTTCTGGTGTCCGTCCCCGTCACTGACAAACAAGAGTTTATGCAGGTGGAACTTATGACATAACAGTGGACATCTTAAATAAACGTAATAATACCACAGGACATGAGAGTGACCCGTCTCTACCTGTCTATGTTGTCGTCACAGCTATCTCCAATCAGGTCATCGTCTGAGTCAGACTGCAGGTGAACAAAACAGACACTGTTGATCAGAGGTATGACAGCAGATtattacttccaccaaggagattatgtttttgtgtgtttgttagtttggTGGAGAGGTGGGACACAACCCGGTTTGCCAAATTCAGGGTGCACACCCAggatttaattttctttaacatttctttaacatgtagtgaatttaaaagtggtttcataaggggactgctgggccttggtggaagtataCTGAGTACCATTTTTTGAggttgttgtttggttttttacCTGGTTAGGGTTAGCCATGTCAGGACAGCTGTCACAGACATCCCCCACCCCGTCatggtctctgtctctctggtctGGGTTGGGGACTTGTGGGCAATTGTCGAGAATATTCTTCAAGTCTGACAACATAAACACCCGAGCGGCTTTAATTTCAACCTAATGTGCAAAAGCATTGacaggaaaatgttaaaaaagcaTGACAGAGCACAGCCTAGAGACACAGTCTGTCAAATGCATCagcagatggcagtgtttgtaaGCGAGGAAGGTGAAATAGTTTCCAGTGGCCTTCAATGCCTGGCAAAGGCTCACAATGGAAAAATGCTTTCAGAGAGGACACAGACGTGTCCAAACGCTGAGCAATCCAGCCCTGAGAGTTAAAGACATAACCAAACGAGAGCCTGGAGCTCCGCCAGACTGAGTGAACAGCAGCAACAGAACAAAGTGTAAACAGGCAGCGGACTTAAGCATGTGAAGGTAAACATGCAGGCTCACACCGAGGCAAGACCTTTAAACTGTTTCCAGTGGAAGAAATGAGAGATCAAGTGAAGTATGTGAGAATCAACACTTGGGACTCCAGTtggaacattttaacatttaacactgTTTTCTACTGGGGCTTGTGATTTTTGATGCTTGAGTTATTTCTCTGTAAGCCAATGATCAAACTGGCAAAGGATGTGAATTGGAAACAGAAAATGACGGGGAGGACATTTTCCAGATCTGGACAGTGTGGTCCAGACAGGCTGACGTTTGGATGACCCTCCTGGACACGGTAGCTCTAATTGATGTTATAAAAGCAGTATTGGTCCTGTTACTTATCCTCCAACAGTGATGACCATCCAACTTTTATTCAGTGACTGTGGGCATTTAGAAAAGTGACAGTTGCTGCAGCGTGTCCCTGTAATTAAGCCCACGACCACAGAACTATGAGGATATAATGAACATTTGGCTGCTAATTACCAACTAATGCACTTACTGTCTCCATCCATgtcatcatcacattcatctCCCAGCCCGTCCtggtctgtatctgtctgtttgGGATTGTCTACAGTTTTGCAGTTGTCACATGCGTCACCGTGGACATCCTTGTCGCTGTTCCTCTGGTCCACATTAGGAACGAGCCAGCAGTTGTCCTGGGACGGAAAAAAGAGGTTCACTCTACAATGCATAGGTCAGACGAGTATTCATAAAACTTGTGAAGTCACCTACATCAATGTTAATGATGCCATCGCTGTCTGCATCATCATCGCAGGCGTCACCCGCCCCATCCCTGTCTGCGTCCTCTTGGCCAGAgtttggcacaaacacacagttgtcCTGGGGAACACACATGGTGTTAGGTTTTATTATAACAATGAGTGAATTGCATGAGAGGATAGCGGGTGTAGAAATGAGTACCTGCTTACAGTTGTTGTCTCTGCACTTGAGTTTTATGTCAGGATATGCGTCAATATCTGTGTCCTTTCCACACACGTAGCCATTACCTGCCCAGCCGACGCCACActaaacaacacagacacaaacaggaggaaaaggGACAGCATCACATCCTGTGTTCACCATCTAATGTGGAACAGCACGATTCGTGATGCAGAGGCCTCTGTGTAAAGCCTCAAGATTTTTACCACACAGCTGATGCTACCATCCCGCTGCACAACACACTCAGCGTTGGTGTCACAGGGGTTGGGTTTACCGTTGGGGCAAAGCCTGGTGCCCTGGCAACCTTTCACCTGGTCACCTGTGAAGCCAGTTTTACACTCGCCGCAGCGGAAGGAGCCCTGATGAGAACGGCACAGAGTCAGAGGACGGGATATAGCCCACACACGTCTGCTGAAGGAGAGTCTGATGATAACCATGCACCAGTCTTACCACAGTGTTGTGACAGTGTGAGTTTGGAGCGCACCCTCCATTCTCAGGTGGGCCCAGACACTCGTCTATATCCTCACATACCTGGGACGAAGAGTTAATAAAGTTTAAAGAACAGATTATATATGTTTAtcccattattattattattattagctgGTGTTGCTATCATTAAtatcattacatctataaatatcacataTCGTTATTTTCCTCTCCCCCCAATTTTTCTTTGTACAGTTGTTATAATTTAAGTCTCAACCtaactatgtaaagtgccttgataaaatgttgtgatttggcgtGATTCAAACCCAACTGAATTAAAGCAGGGTTACATCAAACAGAATGAATGTCTATTCATTTTTGATGTTTTACCTGTTTGTGTGATTTAGCATAGGATACTCCCACTCCATTTATCTCTGGTCCGGTGTAACCCTGAGGGCATCTCTCACAGAGAAAACCAGGAGCAGTGTTCACACACCGGACACCAGGGAAACATGGGTTAAACtgacactaaaacacacaacaagacaCAAGCTGGTAAAACGTTAACTGGTGGAACCTCCACGTACTGGCTGGAGAGATAAATACAGTATTATATAAGCCACACCTCGTCTACGTCATCACAGTGCACCCCGTCTCCTGTATATCCATCAGGACAGGGGGCACAGTGGAAATCCCCCGACTCTGAGCGGATGCACATGTTCTCTCTGAAGCAGGTTCCACGTGGACACTGAGTCAGAGGATGAGGCTGCATGACATCCTGCTCTGGATCTGGAGGTGGACGAGTGTTGGTTGGAGATCCCCCAAGACCTGTGGGCACCCATAGATAAACATAAGCACCTTGACAAAATGTCACTTGGTGAATATCATCGGACTATGgttaattaatagtttttttatatACTGCTTACCACAGACAAGACACTCAGCGATGGTGTTCCTCAGAAAAGTTGTCTCCTTAATCTGAACCGGAGAGAATAAACTGTTACTTGGGTAAATATGTTAAGTACAAACAGCATacattcactagatccagatttttcttTGGATCTGATCAAAATTGCGcacattcatgaattattctctaagaaatcTAGGAAACGTTGAAAAATGCCTTATCTCCCAAAgttaaagaaagggaaaatTCCTAGATCTGGGCCCAGATCCGAATCTGCAGCAAAATTCAACAGGATCTTTCCTGACCCAGACTCCATTCTTCTGCCTTCTTGTAGTGTTTGTGTTATGCTACAAActaacagataaacaaacaaacaaagggcaTTTTTAGATTTTACCACCAAACTACTTTAACCACAAAGCAAACTGGAATTTGACATGATTATGAATCAGCCCACATTCTTCCcctttaatgaaaatgtaatccAACTCTTCTCAACAACCAGGGTTGGGATTCATCCATATTTTCTACCCAGAGCTCTCACAAATCACCTTAAAtatcatatactgtacatccTAATGCTACCTGAACAATTCTGTCCCATTTCCATTTGATCAAACCATTTTTTATCACCATCAATTTGAGCAGCAAAGAGTGTAACATAGCAAGTTCAATGCTCTTTGATTAATTTTCCAAACCTTGTGATCAATGTCATTGTTTGTTCTTGAGTGTTTCCTTCTCCATGAGGAGGTGAACTGTGTGGGGGTTATACCTGCTGGTGGAGCATCTCCCTCAGCTCAGACAACAtgctcttcagctcctccataGTGACCTGGTTTTgctcctccctgcctccctggAAACCTGTCACAGATCAGAATTAGAGATTATTTACATCAGTAATAGAACCTCAACATAAAGAGTTGTTTAATGTGAGAGTGGTAACTTTATTTCCACGTTTCATGATAACCGACCCGCTGCATGAGATGATCGGTGTCAAAGTCTTTAAATCCCAGACATCAATCAGGTTTGAGTCAAAATGTTCTCACCCAGCAGATGCACAGATTCACTGTGATCCACACTACAGTCCTGCAAAGTGGCCACGTTGTCTATTGTGTCCTCTGTCACCAGCTTGAAGTCTGTCAGTTCattctgacacaaaaaaaaacgaTGAGAGGAtgaaatttatttatttatcaagtCTATCAAGATATTGTCCATTCAGTATATAGAGTTCCTGCAGCATAATGTAGAAACACTGTAAGTCGGCTATTCACCTGTCCACTTGACTGCAGCGTCCTCAGTGCCACCATGTTAGAACCCAGTGGGAGTGACCCAAACGCAGCTGGAAGATCATCCAGAGAGTGTGCTAGTGTGCAGTCTATGTAGATGTTGAGGCGAGGTGGACGACGCTGCAGACCCCTGGCATGTAGCATCACATGGTGAATTCTGCCGTCTGCCAGGGAGGCGTGGTTGAAACTGGTTGTGCCAAATCTGCCGTCAGTCCTCAGGTAACGAAGGGTAACTAGAGAtggcaagaaataaaaaatggaatGAAAGACGgtggacagaaaataaagagtgaACAAGTTAAAATAGCTGACAGTGCCGTGTGTGGCTGTTGTATGTGTCAGATGGATAACGCACCCTTGCTTAGTTTGGCCTGCACACTGAAGTCCAGGTACTTGGTGTTGTCTTTGGGGTTGATGACACTGAAAAGAGAGGTGGGGGCCTTGTTGTGGAGCCTGAAGGAAGCGAGAAGGAAAGCCTCGTCCTGTCCTTTGCTCTTCAGCTTCCCTTGGAGCAGGTCGGGCAGGCAGTCCGGAGACGCCAGCAGGTCATAGACTGACACAGGAGAGGattgttaaaaataatgtttagtCAGCTGTGTGGAATATTCAGCACAGCAACTGAAAACACTGGTTTTACTATAAGAGGTGCTGACTTTTTCTtgtcagaaagaaaagagacttTTCTGAGTTTGCGTCGGCTGTGGCTTGGAGTCTACTGTCTGTTGCTTCTGCTGAGTAGTATGGTACTTTATTAAGTGTGACAGCATTTGTGCACccgtgtgtgtattcatgtttgtatcctgctgtgttttataGAGTGGTAGATGGGAGTTGCAGAGACGAGCCGCAGTAAACTCTTTCCACTGGAACAGCCCCCGCCGCCTCACACTcggacacatgcacactcaaaaCACTTGCACACAGCCATTTGCTGAATTCAAGAATAATACACAGCGACAGGAAATTGTGTGGAAAAATGTGCGTGTAGATTCCAGGCAAATCAAGGATTTAGCACATGCACTTTGTCAGTTGTTGCTTCACCATCTCAGACTGGCCTCATTCAGGTCACACTGTGACTAGATCCTGGATTTAAAACTCTACAAACCATAAAAAGTCTATTTCGTtccaaaaaaaatcaacaaaattaaaattgtTATTTGTGGCTTGCAGCAGACACCAGGTTGTTTAAgtataaatgttttcaaaatgaagaTTCAAAGAGCTTCAACATGCAcggcacacagaaacacactgtgtCTAATGTATTCCAGAAGCATGGTGAGGAGCCAGTACTTACCGGTGCCTTCAGCTGAGACAGTGAGCAGGAGCTGTTGCAGCACcagagacagagctgctgcccgggcccacacacacaccatcagtgCTGCAGAGCGGGACACACCACAGCAGAAAGTGGGTTTCTGGAAAAAGATGTCGATTTTCTCCTGTGGATCAATAAAGAGAGTCTCAGGCGCAGAAGGATGGACGAGTTCTGAACTTGATGCAAAATATCAGCAGGGGTGAGATGGTTTTTCTGGGGGACAGAGGCAAAGCAGAGGGGAGTGTTCTCGTATGCTACTGTTGTGGCAGTGGCACAGTGGGACTATTTTACTAGTCTGGGGGAGTGTCTCCCTGCTACTATTGTCTGATTAAATGATAGGTTGTACATGGTACTGGTTAAAAAAGCTGAATATACTAGTGCATTCTAGAAATAGTAAGACAGTTCattgtcaaataaaatatgttgtaatttattctaaaaaaaacGACTGACTACTTGATATGCTCATATatatgagttttttttattttatttatggcTCTGTTTGAGTCAAGATAAAACTTTTATTCCTTAAGTCCTTTGTGTCTACAGTCTTCTTTAATGTGATATGATATCATAAAAATGCTCTAAATCACTCTGTATATACTGAGCCAACTCAAAAAAAATGCCTGAAATGGATCTTTCCTGGTTTGCAACCGCTGCTCACAAACAGCATCAACCTGTGTCAAAGATGTGCATTTCATCTCATAGCTCACTTTCAGTAAGTCAGTTGAACGGTATAACTGTATACCAATGGTTTTAATTATAATTCAATCTGATTTAATTTGCTCTGAATGCCCCAGCAACCCTGCTCTAAATTCCATCTGTTGAAGAATGTGGggaaggagaaacagagagggctACAGACTTTCACCCTGGGAACATTTCCTGATGTCTGCTACTCATCTTAAAGTTCTCTTCAAACGGATTTCAACATCTCAACAGAGCTGTTTACCATCCCTCAGTGCATTATCACCTTTCATTGGGCTGTGTCTGGCCAAACACCTGGCAGCCTTCAGCAGTCTGACTGTCGGCTCCAGGATAGACCTCATGTTATTGCTCCtgaaagaacaaaacacacaaaagactaTTTAACATTGCCATCCAAATATAAATAGAGGCATATTATATCAGAATGTATGAAATCAAACAACATAGAGTTTCATTCTTGTAATTAAAATATTGTTCAGcaagcttttgtttttctatgacattttataatttaagtAAAAGCAAATCAGGAACTAACCTCTAATTCATGTATATCACTAAcaagtaataataacaaatatttggCAAGAAACAGCTTGAAACTATTTTTTAGGTGCATACAGAGTATGtgagggttttgttttttacagaataaaatatcTGAGAATAGTGAGGGGTTGTTGTAACCTACTCACCATGAAGCTCTTGTGTAATTTTTGGggccaaataaataaaaactgacttGTTTATTTAATGAACTACAGAGCAGGCATCAattttcttctgtttatctGCACACACAATTTGAGACTGAGAATTCCTCAATGATTTGATCTTGGATCCAGTAGAAACAGTCTGACCTCATGGTCTTTGAGTAGCTGCTCTGGAGTTTTATAAGCACTGGACCATACTTTAAGGATTTCTCATTGATGCTGTTGTACTATTTTTAGTTCTCTCTCTATAATAAAGTTGTTGTGCCTCATTCCTTTATTATTACCTCACCAAGACTTAACATTTTATGAGCCCTACGGTCAAGTAAAGTGACGATATCGATTAACAGAAGCCAAAAACGTTTATATGAATgtataaacatttcatttgattattCCTTAAATATAACAGTTAATCTTGGCAAGAAACATAtgaacatatttgttttttcacctGATTTGATCACGTGATTTTTACTTGattattttgtatgtttttatccCAGATTTCTTctacatgtatttttttctacttaatttgttttctgtaaatattTTTACCAGATTTTTCatcttaatattttttaattagacATTTTTTCACCTgattgtttctttc
Proteins encoded in this window:
- the thbs4a gene encoding thrombospondin-4a isoform X2, with amino-acid sequence MVCVWARAAALSLVLQQLLLTVSAEGTVYDLLASPDCLPDLLQGKLKSKGQDEAFLLASFRLHNKAPTSLFSVINPKDNTKYLDFSVQAKLSKVTLRYLRTDGRFGTTSFNHASLADGRIHHVMLHARGLQRRPPRLNIYIDCTLAHSLDDLPAAFGSLPLGSNMVALRTLQSSGQNELTDFKLVTEDTIDNVATLQDCSVDHSESVHLLGFQGGREEQNQVTMEELKSMLSELREMLHQQIKETTFLRNTIAECLVCGLGGSPTNTRPPPDPEQDVMQPHPLTQCPRGTCFRENMCIRSESGDFHCAPCPDGYTGDGVHCDDVDECQFNPCFPGVRCVNTAPGFLCERCPQGYTGPEINGVGVSYAKSHKQVCEDIDECLGPPENGGCAPNSHCHNTVGSFRCGECKTGFTGDQVKGCQGTRLCPNGKPNPCDTNAECVVQRDGSISCVCGVGWAGNGYVCGKDTDIDAYPDIKLKCRDNNCKQDNCVFVPNSGQEDADRDGAGDACDDDADSDGIINIDDNCWLVPNVDQRNSDKDVHGDACDNCKTVDNPKQTDTDQDGLGDECDDDMDGDNLKNILDNCPQVPNPDQRDRDHDGVGDVCDSCPDMANPNQSDSDDDLIGDSCDDNIDSDGDGHQNTNDNCPTVINSSQLDTDKDGKGDECDDDDDNDGILDNEDNCRLVPNPDQKDSDNNKVGDACEGDFDKDNVIDIIDLCPENAEVTLTDFRAYQTVVLDPEGDSQIDPNWMVLNQGMEIVQTMNSDPGLAVGYKAFSGVDFEGTFHVNTVTDDDYTGFIFGYQDSSSFYVVMWKQTEQTYWQAAPFRAVAEPGIQLKMVKSETGPGEHLRNSLWHTGDTTGQVRLLWKDPRNVGWKDKVSYRWFLQHRPQVGYIRARFFEGSNLVADTGVIIDTSMRGGRLGVFCFSQENIIWSNLKYRCNDTIPADYQDVSAQSTE
- the thbs4a gene encoding thrombospondin-4a isoform X1, which produces MVCVWARAAALSLVLQQLLLTVSAEGTVYDLLASPDCLPDLLQGKLKSKGQDEAFLLASFRLHNKAPTSLFSVINPKDNTKYLDFSVQAKLSKVTLRYLRTDGRFGTTSFNHASLADGRIHHVMLHARGLQRRPPRLNIYIDCTLAHSLDDLPAAFGSLPLGSNMVALRTLQSSGQNELTDFKLVTEDTIDNVATLQDCSVDHSESVHLLGFQGGREEQNQVTMEELKSMLSELREMLHQQIKETTFLRNTIAECLVCGLGGSPTNTRPPPDPEQDVMQPHPLTQCPRGTCFRENMCIRSESGDFHCAPCPDGYTGDGVHCDDVDECQFNPCFPGVRCVNTAPGFLCERCPQGYTGPEINGVGVSYAKSHKQVCEDIDECLGPPENGGCAPNSHCHNTVGSFRCGECKTGFTGDQVKGCQGTRLCPNGKPNPCDTNAECVVQRDGSISCVCGVGWAGNGYVCGKDTDIDAYPDIKLKCRDNNCKQVLISTPAILSCNSLIVIIKPNTMCVPQDNCVFVPNSGQEDADRDGAGDACDDDADSDGIINIDDNCWLVPNVDQRNSDKDVHGDACDNCKTVDNPKQTDTDQDGLGDECDDDMDGDNLKNILDNCPQVPNPDQRDRDHDGVGDVCDSCPDMANPNQSDSDDDLIGDSCDDNIDSDGDGHQNTNDNCPTVINSSQLDTDKDGKGDECDDDDDNDGILDNEDNCRLVPNPDQKDSDNNKVGDACEGDFDKDNVIDIIDLCPENAEVTLTDFRAYQTVVLDPEGDSQIDPNWMVLNQGMEIVQTMNSDPGLAVGYKAFSGVDFEGTFHVNTVTDDDYTGFIFGYQDSSSFYVVMWKQTEQTYWQAAPFRAVAEPGIQLKMVKSETGPGEHLRNSLWHTGDTTGQVRLLWKDPRNVGWKDKVSYRWFLQHRPQVGYIRARFFEGSNLVADTGVIIDTSMRGGRLGVFCFSQENIIWSNLKYRCNDTIPADYQDVSAQSTE